In Candidatus Hydrogenedentota bacterium, one genomic interval encodes:
- a CDS encoding sugar phosphate isomerase/epimerase, whose product MKSANLALAFSSMALVFALPGVVVGVAAADSTAPDADAIGWRIGCQLWSFNKFSFMEAIDKTASIGLKYAEAFPGQRLSLVLPETVKFDHTMSEEHRLLAQQKLEEAGVKLLCYGVVGLSRNETEARKVFEFAKVMGIETVVSEPAKKNLPAIDELAKEYNINVAIHNHPKPSYYWDYKVALDALEDCSPRLGVCADTGHWSRSGLDPLDAVKALKGRLISFHLKDLNAAGEADAHDVIWGTGALDLKALLKEVKDQGVETPVFSIEYEYNWDNNVPDIAACVEYFNQVVSEFEK is encoded by the coding sequence ATGAAATCAGCAAACCTCGCTTTGGCTTTCTCAAGTATGGCACTTGTCTTTGCGTTGCCCGGCGTTGTCGTCGGTGTAGCCGCTGCCGATTCCACAGCCCCCGACGCGGACGCCATCGGCTGGCGTATCGGCTGCCAGTTGTGGAGTTTTAACAAGTTCAGCTTTATGGAAGCTATCGATAAGACCGCCTCCATTGGCTTGAAATATGCAGAGGCTTTTCCCGGACAACGCTTAAGTCTTGTTCTGCCTGAAACCGTCAAATTCGACCATACCATGAGCGAAGAACACCGTCTGCTGGCGCAGCAGAAATTGGAAGAGGCAGGAGTGAAATTGCTGTGTTATGGCGTGGTCGGCCTTTCCCGAAATGAAACTGAGGCGCGGAAAGTATTTGAGTTTGCGAAAGTGATGGGCATTGAGACGGTCGTATCGGAACCGGCGAAGAAGAACCTGCCTGCTATTGATGAATTGGCAAAAGAATACAATATCAATGTTGCCATTCATAATCATCCCAAACCTTCCTACTATTGGGATTATAAGGTGGCATTGGATGCCTTGGAGGACTGCAGCCCGCGCCTTGGTGTTTGTGCCGATACAGGGCACTGGTCCCGCTCCGGGCTGGATCCGCTTGATGCGGTAAAAGCGCTCAAAGGACGTCTCATCTCCTTCCACCTCAAAGATCTCAATGCGGCAGGCGAAGCGGACGCCCATGATGTGATCTGGGGAACCGGCGCTTTGGATCTTAAAGCCCTGTTAAAGGAAGTCAAGGACCAGGGTGTTGAAACCCCCGTGTTCTCCATCGAATATGAGTACAATTGGGATAACAATGTACCGGATATCGCGGCGTGTGTCGAATATTTCAACCAAGTTGTATCTGAATTTGAGAAATAA
- a CDS encoding transglutaminase domain-containing protein has protein sequence MLRSYKQLIPILILIFWLVMVGMLIYREAILPRIYRGLSSKRIDVPLDSWLGLYFDEDQSVGFLHLRTIPEERSDEKGYHLSVEMQMNFPLFGQETRLRIVGNTWSSAVKGLKEFDMHLKADEHETRVEGVVEDNMLRATLHTAGETMPFSLPAPGELLLSGNLGLNAASLPPLHPGEFVYVDAFDPTTLSMGRAKISAIGRETLTINDEEIETTVLQTTISGINTLAWLSDDEEIVRAQTPFGLIIKKIAPESAISPLPVEESANLMRNLSVTSTGPAPDEDADMLRFKIAGIDESLMPPEDLRQYRDGDTWYTKRLDPEDRFLPPAEEEEDLEPYLGADMLIQTTHPRIRAAAEDMIGDTEDPWEKAVKIHDWVYTHIDKRSVLSVPSALDVLQTREGDCNEHAVLFAALARAVGVPTRIAIGLAWSSFMNGFGYHAWPEVYVGQWIAMDPTFGEHTANATHIKLFTGGIDQWPRLMGYLGVLRIDILSDPTEAEDRHEGERTP, from the coding sequence ATGTTGCGGTCGTATAAACAACTGATTCCTATCCTCATCCTTATTTTTTGGCTGGTTATGGTGGGGATGTTGATTTATCGTGAGGCGATTTTACCGCGTATTTATCGCGGTCTGAGTTCCAAAAGAATTGATGTGCCTCTCGACAGTTGGCTGGGCTTGTATTTCGATGAAGACCAGTCCGTGGGCTTCCTCCATTTACGTACGATACCCGAAGAACGCTCCGATGAAAAGGGCTACCACTTAAGCGTGGAAATGCAAATGAACTTTCCGCTCTTCGGTCAGGAAACGAGACTTCGTATTGTCGGCAACACGTGGTCATCCGCCGTGAAGGGACTCAAAGAATTTGATATGCACCTGAAAGCCGATGAGCACGAAACTCGCGTGGAAGGCGTGGTAGAAGATAACATGCTGCGTGCGACCCTCCATACGGCCGGCGAAACCATGCCCTTCAGCCTGCCCGCGCCCGGAGAATTACTGCTGTCCGGTAATCTCGGGCTAAACGCCGCTTCCTTGCCGCCACTCCACCCCGGTGAGTTTGTCTATGTGGATGCCTTCGATCCCACCACACTGTCCATGGGCCGCGCAAAAATTTCTGCCATTGGCCGGGAAACCTTAACCATCAATGACGAGGAAATAGAAACGACCGTTCTGCAAACAACTATTTCCGGGATCAACACGCTGGCGTGGCTCTCTGATGACGAAGAAATTGTCCGTGCACAAACGCCTTTCGGGTTGATCATCAAAAAGATTGCGCCTGAGTCTGCCATCAGCCCCTTGCCTGTAGAAGAATCCGCGAATCTTATGCGTAATTTGTCGGTCACGTCAACAGGGCCCGCTCCCGACGAAGACGCTGACATGTTGCGCTTCAAGATCGCAGGTATTGATGAATCCTTGATGCCTCCCGAAGACTTGCGGCAATACCGCGACGGAGACACATGGTATACAAAACGTTTGGATCCCGAAGATCGCTTTCTCCCGCCTGCCGAAGAGGAAGAAGACCTTGAACCATACTTGGGCGCAGACATGCTGATCCAGACCACCCATCCCCGTATCCGTGCCGCCGCTGAGGACATGATCGGAGATACAGAAGATCCGTGGGAGAAAGCCGTCAAGATCCATGATTGGGTCTATACGCATATCGACAAGCGCAGCGTGCTCAGTGTGCCCAGTGCCTTGGACGTGCTTCAGACGCGGGAAGGAGACTGCAATGAGCATGCGGTCTTATTTGCCGCCCTCGCACGTGCTGTCGGTGTACCAACACGCATTGCTATCGGTTTGGCGTGGAGTTCCTTCATGAACGGCTTCGGATATCACGCTTGGCCCGAGGTCTATGTGGGGCAATGGATCGCCATGGATCCTACCTTTGGAGAACACACCGCCAATGCCACCCACATCAAATTGTTTACCGGAGGTATCGACCAGTGGCCCCGACTTATGGGCTATCTGGGCGTGCTTCGTATTGATATATTATCGGATCCGACCGAGGCAGAAGACCGTCATGAAGGAGAGAGGACTCCATGA
- a CDS encoding YjbQ family protein — protein sequence MIKFSVNTAQHSEFVNIDSQVNQLLRETGLENGLLQLYVPHTTAGITVNENTDPGVPHDILLALDKVIPWQSEAYRHNEGNSAAHVKASLMGSGLTLIIKNGRPQLGTWQSVFFCEFDGPRNRTVWALPVPEQ from the coding sequence ATGATCAAATTTAGCGTGAACACGGCGCAGCACAGTGAATTCGTAAATATCGATTCGCAAGTAAATCAGCTGTTGCGTGAAACAGGATTGGAAAATGGATTATTGCAGCTGTATGTACCCCACACCACCGCCGGTATTACAGTCAATGAAAACACCGACCCCGGCGTCCCCCATGATATTCTGCTTGCCTTAGATAAAGTGATTCCGTGGCAATCGGAAGCCTATCGCCACAATGAGGGAAACAGTGCCGCCCACGTCAAAGCATCGCTGATGGGCTCAGGGCTGACGCTGATCATCAAAAACGGGCGCCCTCAGCTGGGTACTTGGCAGTCCGTATTTTTCTGCGAGTTTGACGGACCGCGCAACCGCACTGTATGGGCTCTCCCCGTACCCGAACAATAA
- a CDS encoding ABC transporter ATP-binding protein: MNYSIETVGLSKHFGEKYAVDALDLSIKPGTFFCFLGPNGAGKTTTIKMLTGLLHPSAGKALLNGFDITKDAVKAKELLGYVPDHPFLYNKLTGNEFMRFVAGLYRIPDSIYRERSAHLLDIFELSDVADQLIEDDSHGMCQKLSFASCFLHDPCIVIVDEPWVGLDPKNIRFVKRFLRNQCRENGLTVFMSTHTLAIAEEVADLIGIINNGRLCTLGTVEEIKALNDRPGTLEDVFLEITQGVDEEAQESVAALQSGDTR, encoded by the coding sequence ATGAACTATTCCATTGAAACCGTGGGGCTGAGTAAACATTTCGGCGAAAAATATGCCGTCGACGCCCTTGACCTTTCAATCAAACCGGGTACTTTCTTTTGTTTTTTAGGACCCAATGGAGCCGGTAAAACAACGACGATAAAAATGTTGACAGGCTTGCTTCATCCCAGTGCAGGCAAAGCGCTGCTGAATGGCTTCGACATCACGAAGGACGCCGTGAAAGCAAAAGAACTGTTGGGCTATGTGCCCGATCATCCTTTCCTGTACAACAAACTTACGGGAAACGAATTCATGCGTTTCGTGGCAGGCCTATACCGCATTCCCGATTCAATCTATCGCGAACGAAGCGCCCATCTTCTCGACATCTTTGAACTGAGCGATGTGGCCGATCAATTGATTGAAGATGATAGCCATGGCATGTGCCAAAAACTGTCTTTCGCCTCTTGCTTCCTGCACGACCCGTGTATCGTCATCGTCGACGAACCCTGGGTCGGCTTGGACCCTAAAAATATACGCTTCGTAAAACGCTTCTTACGCAACCAATGCCGCGAAAACGGATTGACCGTGTTCATGTCGACTCATACCCTCGCCATTGCCGAGGAGGTGGCTGATCTGATTGGGATTATCAACAACGGCCGGTTGTGTACGCTGGGCACGGTGGAGGAGATTAAGGCGCTCAATGACCGCCCGGGCACGCTCGAGGATGTGTTCTTGGAAATAACGCAAGGCGTTGACGAAGAAGCACAAGAAAGTGTTGCAGCCCTCCAATCCGGGGATACACGATGA
- the secA gene encoding preprotein translocase subunit SecA: MLGLLKKLFGTSTERDIKKLTPLLEQVNAHERRISAMSNDTLRGQTGLFKEKLLQGATLDDLLPEAFAVAREAAKRVVGMRPFDAQIMGGIVLHGGGIAEMVTGEGKTLVAVMPSYLNGLTGDGVHMVTVNDYLARRDAEWMGPIHRFLGLNVGIIQHDMSEWERQAGYRADITYGTNNEYGFDYLRDNGSPSLKHCVQRKLNYAIVDEVDSILIDEARTPLIISGRPEKSSDMYLRVDDVVRQLRKDIHFEKDEKQRHIILTDDGMVMCERLLGVDDMYTDDSIGYVHMIEQSLKAHHFFKRDDEYMVKDDEVLIVDEFTGRVMEGRRYSDGLHQAIEAKERVPLRFESQTIATITYQNYFRMYNKLAGMTGTALTEAVEFENTYNLTVTQIPTNLPLIRQDQTDLVFASEMGKFNYVIRDIAKITASGRPILVGTVSIEKSEQVAQMLDQAGITGYQVLNAKHHEREAAIVPNAGKRSAITIATNMAGRGTDIKLAEGVRELGGLYIIGTERHESRRIDNQLRGRCGRQGDPGTTRFYVSLEDEVARLFGGNRVKSFMGQRGGEEMDETPLNMRILSRSIESAQRKVEEFNFESRKHLLDYDQVMDKQRKYIYGLRREILEGRNLTDHLHRMIQNIIGDMMDTYAPEDKSPDNYDYEGLEAAFFAMFGFEFDLDDSTDEAEPLPDSLFRQATEEYQRREALFVEKLQIHFDESEDEIYRTISPEKYARKRFQQIEASELLRVIDEKWINHLYEMDYLRESVRLRAFGQKDPLLEYKEEGYELFNNLIQVIEDSAIQMLYRITDPERRHGMAPDTGRAPEGQAKTQRTREYQYSGATKEGGGGFAHLNTDQLNVAAQKKSSRSEKQQPVRVVEKIMPNDPCPCGSGKKYKKCCGRINN; the protein is encoded by the coding sequence TTGTTAGGCTTGTTAAAAAAGCTCTTTGGTACCAGTACTGAACGAGACATCAAAAAACTAACCCCTTTGTTGGAACAAGTGAACGCCCATGAACGGCGGATCAGCGCCATGAGCAATGACACACTGCGCGGACAAACAGGTCTGTTTAAAGAAAAGCTGCTTCAGGGAGCCACCTTGGATGATCTGCTTCCCGAGGCTTTTGCTGTCGCCCGCGAAGCGGCGAAACGGGTGGTAGGCATGCGTCCCTTTGACGCGCAGATCATGGGCGGCATCGTCCTGCACGGCGGCGGGATTGCCGAGATGGTCACGGGCGAAGGTAAAACACTCGTCGCCGTCATGCCTTCCTACCTCAATGGACTGACCGGCGACGGGGTGCACATGGTCACAGTCAACGACTATTTGGCGCGCCGTGACGCCGAATGGATGGGGCCTATCCATCGCTTTTTAGGGCTCAACGTTGGCATCATTCAACATGATATGTCGGAGTGGGAACGCCAAGCAGGCTACCGTGCAGATATCACCTACGGCACCAATAATGAATACGGCTTTGATTATCTGCGCGATAACGGATCTCCGTCCCTCAAACACTGTGTACAACGCAAGCTGAATTACGCCATTGTGGACGAGGTGGACTCGATCCTCATCGACGAAGCGCGCACGCCTTTGATCATTTCCGGCAGACCTGAAAAAAGCTCGGATATGTATTTGCGCGTAGATGATGTGGTCCGTCAGCTGCGCAAAGATATTCACTTTGAAAAGGACGAGAAACAACGGCATATTATTTTGACCGATGACGGCATGGTCATGTGCGAGCGGCTGCTGGGCGTGGATGATATGTATACAGACGACAGCATCGGCTATGTGCATATGATCGAACAGTCGTTGAAAGCCCATCATTTCTTCAAGCGCGATGATGAATATATGGTAAAAGATGATGAGGTGCTGATCGTTGATGAGTTTACCGGGCGCGTCATGGAAGGACGCCGCTACTCCGACGGATTACACCAAGCCATTGAAGCCAAAGAACGGGTTCCGCTGCGCTTCGAATCCCAAACCATCGCCACCATCACCTATCAGAATTACTTCCGCATGTACAATAAATTGGCGGGCATGACGGGTACCGCATTAACGGAAGCCGTTGAGTTTGAAAATACCTACAACCTAACGGTTACCCAAATCCCTACGAATTTGCCCCTTATACGACAGGACCAAACGGACTTGGTCTTCGCTTCTGAAATGGGTAAATTCAACTATGTTATCCGCGACATTGCGAAAATTACCGCTAGCGGTCGCCCCATTCTCGTGGGAACCGTATCCATTGAAAAGTCGGAACAGGTGGCGCAAATGCTTGATCAGGCAGGCATCACGGGCTATCAGGTCTTGAATGCCAAACATCACGAACGGGAAGCTGCTATCGTTCCGAATGCAGGTAAACGCAGCGCCATCACCATTGCCACCAATATGGCGGGCCGCGGCACCGACATTAAGCTTGCCGAAGGCGTTCGTGAGCTCGGCGGTTTGTACATTATCGGCACAGAACGCCATGAATCCCGTCGGATCGACAACCAGCTGCGCGGCCGCTGCGGTCGACAGGGCGATCCCGGAACCACTCGCTTTTATGTGAGTTTGGAAGACGAAGTGGCGCGTCTTTTCGGCGGCAATCGGGTGAAGAGTTTTATGGGCCAGCGGGGCGGCGAAGAAATGGATGAGACACCCCTGAATATGCGTATTTTGTCGCGCTCCATTGAATCTGCCCAGCGCAAGGTGGAAGAGTTCAACTTTGAAAGCCGCAAACATCTGCTTGATTATGACCAGGTCATGGACAAACAGCGCAAATATATTTACGGCTTGCGTCGCGAGATTTTAGAAGGGCGCAATCTCACCGACCATTTACATCGTATGATCCAAAATATTATTGGAGACATGATGGATACCTATGCGCCGGAAGATAAAAGCCCCGACAATTACGATTATGAAGGACTGGAAGCCGCTTTTTTCGCCATGTTCGGCTTTGAATTCGATCTCGACGATTCAACGGATGAGGCAGAGCCGCTCCCTGATTCGCTATTCCGTCAAGCCACAGAGGAATACCAACGACGTGAAGCCTTGTTTGTAGAAAAGCTACAGATTCATTTCGATGAGAGTGAAGATGAAATCTACCGCACCATCAGTCCTGAAAAATATGCACGCAAACGCTTTCAACAAATAGAAGCTTCGGAATTGCTGCGCGTTATAGATGAAAAATGGATCAACCATCTCTATGAAATGGATTATCTGCGTGAGTCCGTGCGCTTGCGTGCCTTCGGACAAAAAGATCCCTTACTTGAATACAAAGAAGAAGGCTACGAACTCTTCAACAACCTCATTCAGGTCATTGAAGATAGTGCCATTCAAATGTTGTATAGAATTACCGATCCGGAACGGCGGCACGGCATGGCGCCCGACACGGGGCGTGCCCCTGAAGGACAAGCCAAAACGCAGCGTACACGGGAATATCAATACAGCGGCGCTACGAAAGAAGGAGGCGGTGGCTTCGCCCACCTGAATACCGATCAACTGAATGTTGCCGCGCAAAAAAAGAGCAGCCGGTCGGAAAAACAACAACCGGTGCGGGTAGTGGAAAAAATCATGCCCAATGATCCTTGCCCCTGCGGTAGTGGAAAGAAATACAAAAAATGTTGCGGTCGTATAAACAACTGA